GGCGCAGGAAGCTGCCGTTCTCGAACATGTCCCCGCAGTCGGGGTGCAGCGCCCAGAAGCTGCCCTTGCCCGGCTGGTCGGGGCGGCGCGGGATCTTGATGAAGCAGTCGTTGAAGGAGAGGTTGTGGCGGAGCGAGTTCTGCCAGCGCTGCGTGTGCTCCCGGTAGTAGGGGAAGCGCTCCA
This genomic stretch from Meleagris gallopavo isolate NT-WF06-2002-E0010 breed Aviagen turkey brand Nicholas breeding stock unplaced genomic scaffold, Turkey_5.1 ChrUn_random_7180001870382, whole genome shotgun sequence harbors:
- the LOC104916123 gene encoding forkhead box protein B2 — encoded protein: MPRPGKSSYSDQKPPYSYISLTAMAIQHSAEKMLPLSDIYKFIMERFPYYREHTQRWQNSLRHNLSFNDCFIKIPRRPDQPGKGSFWALHPDCGDMFENGSFL